The window CGATTGCTACACCCGCAATAGCATTAGAAATAGTGCCCTTTTTAGCTTTAGCTACAATCAACGCTAAACCTCCAAAAATGGCAACCAGCACATCCAAAATAGTAGGATAAGTACGTGCTTCTAACTCTGGGGTGAATAAAGATATCGGAGTTAAGGCAAAATAAAAGGTAGCGGTAAGTAGTGACAGGGCTACCATCACACCTAAATTAATTAATGATCTGCGCAGCATCCTGTCATCGTTGATTGCCACACCTAACCCCATACCAACTATGGGTCCCATAAGTGGCGAGATTAACATCGCACCTATGACCACAGCCGTTGAACTCACGTTAAGTCCTATAGATGCGACAAATATGGAGAATACCAGAATCCAGGCGTTATGTCCTTGAAATGAAATATCCTTCCTGACCGATTCTATAGTTTCATTACGGTCTGAATCCTCACGTATATCTAATAAACCATGAAGAAAGGATTTGGTATTATCCCAAATTCCTAAAATTGATTTTTTATTATCCTCGAGTTGATTCTCTTCTTTAGATGCTTGTTCCATTAACCAATTGCGTCGCCATACGTATCCATAGCGTCTTTTCTTATTTCTTTAATTTCTTGATCTGCCTCGATGGGTATAATCATCAAAACGTCCTCTTCGTCTACAATAATATAATCCTTGAGACCTTGAACAATCACTTTTTTACCTTTAGCGGTACGGATCATGTTTCTACTTGCATCCCTTGAGGTCACTTGGGCATTTACAATGGCATTTTGATCTTTAGTTTTATCCAACCTTGAGTACAAACTCCCCCAAGTTCCTACATCGTTCCAGCCAAAGTCTACCGGCAACACATACACGTCTGGACTGCGTTCCATAACAGCGTAATCGATGGATATGTCTTTGGCTTTGGCATAATTCTCTTCTAAAAATTGTTGTTCTCCAGCTTCATTATAAAACTGCATTCCATTTTGAAAGAGTTGGTATAATTCTGTTTCCGCTTTCGCGAAAGCGGAAATTACCGCGTCTACAGACCATATAAAAGTACCAGAATTCCATAGAAAATTACCTTCTGCAACATATTTCTTAGCAGTAGCTAAATCTGGTTTCTCCCTAAACTGTTTCACTTTTTTCACGGAACCCTCTGACTCCTGAAATTCGATATAACCAAATCCCGTGTTAGGAGAGTCTGGCTCTACCCCCATCGTCATAAGTGCTTCTGGATGATCCTCGCAAAATTGAAAGGCCGTGGTCAAGTCTTTTTGGAATTGATTGTCGTTTTCAATAAAACTATCGCTGGGAGCTACTATCATCCTAGCTTCCGGATTTTTCTTTTGAACTTTCAGGGCTGCAAGTAAAATACAAGGGGCTGTGTTGCGCATAGCTGGTTCTGCTACAATATTCTCAGCGAGAATTTCTGGTAGTTGCTGTTGAACCAAATCAATGTAATCTGTGTTAGTTAAAATCAAGATATTTTCAGTGGGCACCTGTTTCTTCAATCGGTCAAATGTGGTTTGGAGCAAGGATTGGCCTACTCCCAGCATATCATGAAATTGTTTAGGAAAAGATTGACGGCTCACTGGCCAAAATCTTGATCCCACACCACCAGCCATAATTACTGCATACTTATCACTCATAGACTTTTCCATAATTGAACGTGCACATTAGGCTGAAAAACATACATCCTCCCTGTATCAACCTCCATACATTCATACCGTTTACGTAATTTTTTTCCTCTTTGAAACCTTCGCCCATCTTTGGTCAAGAAGTAGTCCCCAGTATTCATCTCAAATATATAGATTTTATCTGTTGGGGGGTCATAGGATTTTAACGCAACACTCATAGCTGCGTCTGTATCACTACTAGCGTAAGGATTTCTGAAATGTCTGGCCAATACTGGCAGTAAATCCATAGGAAACACTTCCGGTCGCAAAAAAGGCAACATTAGTTTTTGAAAGGTTTGCTTCCATTCTATCCCGTGCGGCTTGATACGATACCCGTATTTTTTGAATGCGACCAAATGGGCAATCTCATGCACAAGGGTAATCAAAAACCGATAAGGGTTGAGATTAGAATTGATCGTGATCTTATGAGAGCCATCTGGTAGTGGACGGTAATCCCCATGCCTAGTTCTGCGCTCGTTGACAATTTTCAAATGCACATGATGTTCCTCCAACAGTGCAGTCAGTGGACTGACAGCAACAACTGGAAGATACTTTTCTAGAACATTCATAGTTTTTACTGTAAATAAGCGTCAACTGAAAAGCTGATTCTAGCCTATTTCCCTTTCTTCTGAGCTTCTTGCTGTGCTTGAGCTTGCTCCATGATCTTTTGCATCTTAGTAGCAAAGCCACCTTTTTTCTTAGGCTTAGCTTTCGCCTTTTCAATTTTAGCTAACACGCGATCCTTGTCGATAATAAAGTTTTTGATTACTAACATGATACCAATCGTAATCAAGTTAGACACAAAGTAATACAATGACAATCCACTCGCATAGTTATTAAAGAAAACTAGCATGAATAATGGTGATAAATACATGATAAACTTCATGTTAGGCATACCAGGTTGTGGCGTCTGCATGCTTTGACCTGTAGTCATTTGCATATAAAAGAATATAGATATAGAAGCCAGAATCGGGAATAAACTTACGTGATCACCGTAAAATGGTATATCAAAACCTTCTGGAAACTTGTATATCGTGTCATAACTGGATAAGTCATTTGCCCATAAGAAACTCTTCTGCCTCAAATCAAATGCGGTAGGGAAAAACTTAAACAGCGCAAAGAACACAGGCATTTGAAGCAATGCTGGCAAGCAACCCGACAAAGGACTCGCGCCCGCCTCGCTCTGCACCTTCATAGTTTCCTGCTGCTTTTTCATCGCATTGTCCTTGTACTTCTCCGCAATGCGGTTGATTTCTGGACGTAGGATTTTCATTTTTGCCTGGGTCAAATAACTCTTGTACAGGACGGGAGATAGCACTAACCGCACACATATAGTCAACAGAATGATCGCAATACCAAAAGCAATACCTAGATCAACCGTCAAGAATGAAAACAACGGGCGAATGGCATATTGATTGATCCAACCAAAAATTCCCCAACCTAAATCAACTACTTCATCTAAATTGCGTTCATACCCATTTAAAATATCAAAGTCAGTCGGACCGAAGTACCAATTCATATTGTAAGCTAACTCACCACCGCTGTATTCCATTTGAAGTTCTGACTCAAATTCTTTTGTAAATGTGTCTTGCTCTTCATTTATTTCCTCAATATTCTTTGATTTCAATACACCACTAGCAAACGGTGTATCTGTCAATAATATAGAGGAGAAGAAGTGCTGCTTGTAAGCTACATAAGTAATGTTCTCTTCTTCCTCTTCTGCACTCTCTCCTTGACCGGTATAATCGTCGCTACCGCCATCGTATTCGAATTTAATCTCCGTATAACGATTCTCGTTAGTCATGCTCTTTGACCTGCGGTAGGCTTTCATTTGCCAATCGAGAACAGCATTTTCTGAGGAATTTACAACGCTTGAAACCCCTTGAGTTCGAATAGTGAAATCCAGCATATAATCACCTGGTTCCATCTCATATCTATACTCAATAGAACCGGATCCTACAGGTGCTTTCATTGAAAGTACCTTATTAGCACCGTTAGTAGATTGAGTAGGTGTAAAAACTAGATCCTTGGTATGAATTTTACGACCGTCCTTAGCTGTTAAGATCAGATCAAAGGAATGATCATTTTCCTTAGCTAGATATACTGGTAAGGAGTCATATGTGTGAAATTTCTTAAGTAATGCCTCAGTAACATAAGCTCCTTTAGTATTAAATTTCAAATCCAACAAATCATTGGAGAGTTGCACTTCTTGACCCGCAGCAGGTTGTGGTATAAACGTAGAATCTGAAACTTGAGTCACTGAATCAATAGCTGCAGTCTTCACCGGCTCTTCTTCAACCTGCGCTACTTCTGCTTCCTGATCTACAGGCTGCTCTGGCTCATTATTGTAAACAAAAGTGTACATGAGAATGGCAAAAATTAATGTCATTCCTAGTATGGTCTTCCAGTCTGTTTTCTTCTCTTCCATAAAAATCCCCAGAATCGGGTGAATTTGCTCGTTAAAGCTTTTACTTGTATGCGATATGATTGTTAGCAGCTCGCTTTCGCGAAAGCGAACTTCTTTCTACTTTCTATTCTTTTTAAATTGAGCTGCGGCTTTTACAAAAGACACAAACAAGGGGTGTGGTGTTGCCACGGTACTCTTATATTCCGGGTGGTATTGAACTCCTATGAACCATGGGTGCTCAGGAATTTCCACCACTTCTACCAAGCCTGATTTAGGGTTGATCCCAGTACTTTTCAATCCGGCAGCATCGAGTTGTGATAAATACGCATTGTTGAATTCGTAACGGTGTCTGTGACGTTCTGATATCAATGATTTTTCATAAATCTTTTTGATCTTGCCTGACTTTAGTTCACAGTCCCAAGCCCCTAAACGCATGGTTCCACCCATATCAAGAATATCTTTTTGATCTTCCATAAGTGAAATCACAGGGTCTGGAGTATTTGCATCCATCTCTACGGAGTTGGCCTCTTTAAGACCTAACACATTGCGGCTGTATTCTATAACGGCCATTTGCATACCTAAACAAATTCCGAAAAACGGTATTCCCTTCTCTCTTGCAAATTGTACAGCTGCAATCTTACCTTCTATGCCACGCTCACCAAATCCTGGAGCCACTAGCATCCCGTCCAAATGAGCGAAATGTTTCTTCAATTTAGTAGGCTCTAAATGCTCGCTATGTATGGATTCAATTTTTACACTCACTTCATTAGCCGCACCTGCGTGAATGAAGGCTTCTAATATAGATTTGTATGAATCCTGAAGCTCCACATACTTCCCTATCAACCCGATAGTTACTTCCGACTTAGGGTTTTTGTGACGCTTTAAAAATTTATTCCAATTAGTTAAGTCTGGAGTGTCACCAGTTCTCAACAACATTTTTTTAATTACAACTGTATCTAGCCCTTGTTCTAACATCTTGTTAGGAACATCATAAATGGTTTCAACATCTATAGACTGGATCACAGCTTCTGGCTTCACGTTACAAAAACGTGCTAGCTTCAATCGTATATCTTCTGAAAGCTCATGCTCTGTACGACAAACCAAAATATCTGCCTGCACACCACTTTCCATCAAAGTTTTAACGCTGTGCTGAGTAGGCTTTGTTTTCAATTCGCCAGCCGCACTCAAGTAAGGAATTAAAGTTAAGTGAATCACTAAAGCGTTGCGCTCTCCCAGCTCCCAACTTAATTGACGAACGCTTTCTATATAAGGCAAAGACTCGATATCACCTACAGTTCCACCTATCTCTGTTATTACCACATCATAATCGCCAGACTTACCTAAAATCTGAATGCGATGCTTGATCTCATCTGTGATATGAGGAATGACTTGAACGGTTTTTCCTAAGAATTCACCTCGGCGCTCTTTTTCAATAACGCTTTGGTAGATACGACCAGTGGTTACATTGTTAGCTTGTGATGTATTAACATTGAGAAAACGCTCATAGTGACCTAAGTCAAGATCAGTTTCAGCACCGTCTTCTGTCACATAACACTCTCCATGCTCATAAGGATTTAAAGTTCCAGGATCGACGTTTATATAAGGATCGAGCTTTTGGATGGTAACTCGCAACCCTCTGGCTTGCAGCAATTTTGCAAGTGAAGCGGCAATAATACCTTTTCCTAATGAGGAAGTAACTCCACCTGTAACAAAAATATACTTAGGATGTGCCATAGAACCTTCGCTGAGCTTTTTAAAAACCAGCTGCAAAAGTACTTATTTTACGAGGAAATTAAGAATCTAAACGCAGGGAAAAATCGCCCCATTTCGTAATCAAGATAATCCGATATGAGCTTAAGAACTTTTTTGATTGATACTGAACATAATCGTCAAATCGTAACCTCTAAGACCAGCTGAACTCAATATTCTTTTCAATATCTGGATGAAGGCTATTCATCACTGGACAAGTTTGAGCTACGCGCTCTAGAATCAATTGAGCCCTTTTGTCACAATTTCCTTTCATGGATAGCTGCACCTCAATTTTAGAAATTCGTCGTGGTTCTGCAGCCATGATTTTAGTCACTTGTGCGGTGCTTCCTGCCAAGTCAACTTTTAAATCTGCCGCTTTGATTCCCATAACGGTCATCATACAACTTGCAAGACCTGCTGCTACAGTATCAGTTGGGGAAAAAGCTTCGCCTTTACCATTATTATCTATTGGAGCATCAGTTGGATATTCACTACCGCTTTTCAAATGCTTTGAATTGCACCTCAAATCACCTAAATAGGTGACCTGTGAGGTAATAGGTCTAGTTTCTTTCATAGACTTGTACTTCTTCAATACTTAAATCTGGTTGATAACGTAAGATGTAACAAGCCTCATTATAAAAACCTGCCAAAAACCTCTTGTTGTATTCAAAGCTATTTTCGACCATTACTGTGCGGCCGTTACGCATAGCACTTTCATACAAATTGTCTGCACTGGCCTGTCTCAAAATAACATCCATTGCAACATCAAATCCTCTAGTGGCATAATCACTAGGTGTAATTCCATGCTTCTTGAAATAATGGCTTGCAAAAATATTCTCGCTACTGGTATTTCTGTTAATTT of the Nonlabens marinus S1-08 genome contains:
- a CDS encoding mannose-1-phosphate guanylyltransferase, giving the protein MSDKYAVIMAGGVGSRFWPVSRQSFPKQFHDMLGVGQSLLQTTFDRLKKQVPTENILILTNTDYIDLVQQQLPEILAENIVAEPAMRNTAPCILLAALKVQKKNPEARMIVAPSDSFIENDNQFQKDLTTAFQFCEDHPEALMTMGVEPDSPNTGFGYIEFQESEGSVKKVKQFREKPDLATAKKYVAEGNFLWNSGTFIWSVDAVISAFAKAETELYQLFQNGMQFYNEAGEQQFLEENYAKAKDISIDYAVMERSPDVYVLPVDFGWNDVGTWGSLYSRLDKTKDQNAIVNAQVTSRDASRNMIRTAKGKKVIVQGLKDYIIVDEEDVLMIIPIEADQEIKEIRKDAMDTYGDAIG
- a CDS encoding SprT-like domain-containing protein, with amino-acid sequence MNVLEKYLPVVAVSPLTALLEEHHVHLKIVNERRTRHGDYRPLPDGSHKITINSNLNPYRFLITLVHEIAHLVAFKKYGYRIKPHGIEWKQTFQKLMLPFLRPEVFPMDLLPVLARHFRNPYASSDTDAAMSVALKSYDPPTDKIYIFEMNTGDYFLTKDGRRFQRGKKLRKRYECMEVDTGRMYVFQPNVHVQLWKSL
- the yidC gene encoding membrane protein insertase YidC — translated: MEEKKTDWKTILGMTLIFAILMYTFVYNNEPEQPVDQEAEVAQVEEEPVKTAAIDSVTQVSDSTFIPQPAAGQEVQLSNDLLDLKFNTKGAYVTEALLKKFHTYDSLPVYLAKENDHSFDLILTAKDGRKIHTKDLVFTPTQSTNGANKVLSMKAPVGSGSIEYRYEMEPGDYMLDFTIRTQGVSSVVNSSENAVLDWQMKAYRRSKSMTNENRYTEIKFEYDGGSDDYTGQGESAEEEEENITYVAYKQHFFSSILLTDTPFASGVLKSKNIEEINEEQDTFTKEFESELQMEYSGGELAYNMNWYFGPTDFDILNGYERNLDEVVDLGWGIFGWINQYAIRPLFSFLTVDLGIAFGIAIILLTICVRLVLSPVLYKSYLTQAKMKILRPEINRIAEKYKDNAMKKQQETMKVQSEAGASPLSGCLPALLQMPVFFALFKFFPTAFDLRQKSFLWANDLSSYDTIYKFPEGFDIPFYGDHVSLFPILASISIFFYMQMTTGQSMQTPQPGMPNMKFIMYLSPLFMLVFFNNYASGLSLYYFVSNLITIGIMLVIKNFIIDKDRVLAKIEKAKAKPKKKGGFATKMQKIMEQAQAQQEAQKKGK
- a CDS encoding CTP synthase — protein: MAHPKYIFVTGGVTSSLGKGIIAASLAKLLQARGLRVTIQKLDPYINVDPGTLNPYEHGECYVTEDGAETDLDLGHYERFLNVNTSQANNVTTGRIYQSVIEKERRGEFLGKTVQVIPHITDEIKHRIQILGKSGDYDVVITEIGGTVGDIESLPYIESVRQLSWELGERNALVIHLTLIPYLSAAGELKTKPTQHSVKTLMESGVQADILVCRTEHELSEDIRLKLARFCNVKPEAVIQSIDVETIYDVPNKMLEQGLDTVVIKKMLLRTGDTPDLTNWNKFLKRHKNPKSEVTIGLIGKYVELQDSYKSILEAFIHAGAANEVSVKIESIHSEHLEPTKLKKHFAHLDGMLVAPGFGERGIEGKIAAVQFAREKGIPFFGICLGMQMAVIEYSRNVLGLKEANSVEMDANTPDPVISLMEDQKDILDMGGTMRLGAWDCELKSGKIKKIYEKSLISERHRHRYEFNNAYLSQLDAAGLKSTGINPKSGLVEVVEIPEHPWFIGVQYHPEYKSTVATPHPLFVSFVKAAAQFKKNRK
- a CDS encoding OsmC family protein; this translates as MTSQVTYLGDLRCNSKHLKSGSEYPTDAPIDNNGKGEAFSPTDTVAAGLASCMMTVMGIKAADLKVDLAGSTAQVTKIMAAEPRRISKIEVQLSMKGNCDKRAQLILERVAQTCPVMNSLHPDIEKNIEFSWS